In Bacillus methanolicus, the following proteins share a genomic window:
- a CDS encoding type I restriction-modification system subunit M, which produces MDTAKIGFEETLWKAADKLRGSMDASEYKHVVLGLIFLKYISDKFEMKYNELVEEGEGFEEDRDEYTAENIFWVPKKSRWEFIKDHAKDPKIGQYIDEAMIEIEKENPSLRGVLDKRYARPEIEKRRLGELIDLISTIKLHSKQEKDLLGRVYEYFLGKFASAEGKGGGEFYTPQSVVKTLVEMIEPYEGRIYDPCCGSGGMFVQSEKFVERHQGKIDNLSIYGQELNSTTWKLCKMNLAIRGIEGNIGEHHADTFHNDLHKTLKADFILANPPFNVSDWGGNELVDDVRWKFGTPPASNANYAWLQHIIYHLAPNGAAGIVLANGSLSSNTSNEGEIRKNILEADLVDAIVALPDKLFYSTGIPVCLWILNRNKKNHPKYRSREHEILFIDARNMGQMVDRRLRELTEEDIQKIAGTYRNWRKPDGKYEDIKGFCKSATLEDVRQNDYVLTPGRYVGISDVEDDGIPFEEKMETLTSELRELFEKSHRLEEEIRKNLGGIGYDI; this is translated from the coding sequence ATGGACACAGCAAAGATTGGTTTTGAGGAAACACTTTGGAAAGCGGCTGACAAATTACGTGGAAGCATGGATGCATCCGAATATAAACACGTAGTCTTAGGATTGATTTTCTTAAAATACATTTCTGATAAGTTTGAAATGAAGTATAACGAGTTAGTTGAAGAAGGAGAAGGTTTTGAAGAAGACCGTGATGAATATACAGCCGAAAATATTTTCTGGGTTCCGAAGAAGTCACGATGGGAATTTATTAAGGATCATGCGAAAGACCCGAAAATCGGTCAATATATTGACGAAGCGATGATCGAAATTGAAAAAGAAAACCCGTCACTTAGAGGTGTGTTAGATAAACGTTATGCCCGCCCTGAGATTGAAAAACGCCGTTTAGGAGAACTGATAGACCTCATTTCAACCATTAAATTGCACAGCAAACAAGAAAAAGACTTACTTGGTCGAGTTTATGAATATTTCTTAGGTAAGTTTGCCAGTGCAGAAGGAAAAGGCGGCGGCGAGTTCTATACACCACAAAGCGTTGTCAAAACATTGGTTGAAATGATTGAACCGTATGAAGGACGGATTTATGACCCTTGTTGTGGCAGCGGTGGCATGTTTGTTCAAAGTGAAAAGTTTGTTGAACGCCATCAAGGAAAAATCGATAACCTCTCGATTTACGGTCAAGAATTGAATTCGACGACTTGGAAGCTTTGTAAAATGAATCTTGCTATCCGTGGAATTGAGGGGAATATCGGTGAACACCATGCGGATACATTCCATAATGATTTGCATAAAACGCTGAAAGCAGATTTCATCCTTGCCAATCCTCCATTCAATGTGAGTGACTGGGGCGGAAATGAATTAGTTGATGATGTTCGTTGGAAATTCGGTACACCACCAGCGAGCAATGCCAACTATGCATGGTTGCAGCATATAATCTATCACCTAGCACCAAATGGCGCTGCTGGTATTGTATTAGCCAATGGTTCGTTAAGTTCCAATACATCGAATGAAGGGGAAATCCGTAAAAACATACTCGAAGCGGATTTAGTCGATGCCATTGTTGCTTTGCCTGACAAATTATTCTATTCAACAGGTATTCCAGTTTGTTTATGGATTTTAAACCGTAATAAGAAAAATCATCCTAAATACCGAAGCCGTGAACATGAAATTCTATTTATCGATGCACGAAACATGGGTCAAATGGTTGACCGTCGCCTGCGTGAATTAACGGAAGAAGATATTCAAAAAATTGCAGGAACATACCGAAACTGGCGTAAACCAGATGGGAAATATGAAGACATCAAGGGATTCTGTAAATCAGCGACTTTAGAAGATGTCCGTCAAAATGACTATGTATTAACTCCCGGACGCTATGTTGGAATAAGTGATGTCGAGGATGATGGTATACCATTTGAAGAAAAAATGGAAACCCTCACCAGTGAATTAAGAGAACTATTTGAAAAATCCCACCGATTGGAGGAAGAGATTAGAAAGAATCTAGGGGGGATTGGGTATGACATCTAA
- a CDS encoding MBL fold metallo-hydrolase has protein sequence MTMHFSVLASGSTGNAIYVETEEHSFLVDVGLSGKQMEGLFQKIDRSMDKLSGILVTHEHSDHIKGLGVVARKYNIPIFANEKTWKAMEGLIGEIPLDQKFTFEMETVKSFGSLDIESFGVSHDAAEPMFYVFHHEGKKLVLITDTGYVSDRMKGIISNADIYVFESNHDVEMLRMGRYPWNVKRRILSDFGHVSNEDAAIAMSEVIGDHTKRIYLAHLSKDNNLKDLARMSVTQTLERKGFVVGEQFSLYDTDPKIPTVLTAV, from the coding sequence ATGACAATGCATTTTAGTGTTCTCGCCAGCGGGAGTACGGGAAATGCGATCTATGTGGAGACGGAGGAACATTCCTTTCTGGTTGATGTTGGATTAAGCGGAAAACAGATGGAAGGTTTGTTTCAAAAAATCGATCGAAGTATGGACAAGCTTTCGGGCATTCTTGTTACTCACGAGCATAGCGATCATATTAAAGGTTTAGGAGTTGTCGCCCGAAAATATAACATTCCCATATTCGCAAATGAAAAAACATGGAAAGCAATGGAGGGGTTAATCGGGGAAATCCCTCTCGATCAAAAATTCACGTTTGAGATGGAAACAGTAAAGAGCTTTGGTTCTCTTGATATTGAATCGTTTGGAGTATCTCACGATGCAGCAGAGCCAATGTTTTATGTATTTCATCATGAAGGAAAAAAGCTCGTGCTTATTACCGATACCGGTTATGTCAGTGACCGGATGAAAGGGATCATCTCCAATGCCGACATATATGTATTTGAAAGCAACCATGATGTTGAAATGCTGCGCATGGGCCGGTATCCATGGAATGTAAAAAGGCGCATATTAAGCGATTTTGGCCATGTATCAAATGAAGATGCGGCCATTGCCATGAGCGAGGTGATCGGGGATCATACGAAACGCATTTACCTTGCCCATCTCAGCAAAGATAACAATTTAAAAGACTTGGCTCGAATGTCAGTGACACAAACACTGGAAAGAAAAGGATTTGTTGTCGGGGAACAATTCAGCCTCTACGATACAGATCCAAAAATTCCAACCGTTTTGACTGCTGTTTAA
- a CDS encoding YycH family regulatory protein, with protein MTYENVKSAILIVLVVMSAVLTWNIWTYQPNFDTMEKSNYIGEVEIGTKKEVNKVVKPDRIFYHFQGTHYGTASSANIDKMIRELSTWSFYEIKNISNQIDQLPDFVHAEGNVEIVFPDVVPIELYKTVLSIEDRNLPKFKFNRIVIDVENKEGEDGIVYFVRYGTKEEQQVYVSHVSSAHLKEFNQKFYKQSNQYPRYFEYKATNYRSIFLPDQKTKMTTYKYYSYKLSSEKFAEALFNDPRFVQKNVGPGKEEYIGESSMMTVDSDMKMLSFVNPQEESDYLKSPEDLLQRSIDYVNAHGGWTDSFRYAGMDELNQKVIFRLYDLEGYPVFNENGLSELELIWGQNDIYRYFRPNFGLDVPIKNEISEVMLDSGEEALEYLQQNEEFKPEKLQDMVIGYRISIDQQSSRHLVFTPYWYYKYDNAWGRIVKDERGGVKLGLE; from the coding sequence ATGACATATGAAAATGTAAAATCCGCCATCTTAATAGTTTTAGTGGTAATGAGTGCTGTGTTAACGTGGAATATTTGGACGTACCAGCCGAATTTTGACACAATGGAAAAATCGAACTATATAGGAGAAGTCGAGATCGGTACGAAAAAAGAAGTAAACAAAGTGGTAAAACCTGATCGAATTTTTTACCATTTTCAAGGCACCCATTACGGAACTGCTTCCAGCGCTAATATCGATAAAATGATTCGCGAATTAAGCACGTGGAGTTTTTATGAAATCAAAAACATATCAAACCAAATTGATCAATTGCCCGATTTTGTCCATGCAGAGGGGAATGTAGAAATTGTTTTTCCGGATGTCGTTCCGATTGAATTATATAAAACGGTATTAAGCATTGAAGACCGAAACCTGCCAAAGTTCAAATTTAACCGTATTGTTATAGATGTGGAAAATAAAGAAGGAGAGGACGGAATTGTTTATTTCGTCCGTTATGGAACAAAAGAAGAACAGCAAGTATATGTCAGCCACGTCAGTTCTGCCCATTTAAAAGAATTTAATCAAAAATTTTACAAGCAATCGAATCAATACCCTCGTTATTTTGAATATAAAGCAACAAATTACCGGAGCATTTTTTTGCCGGATCAAAAAACGAAAATGACAACGTATAAATATTATTCGTATAAATTAAGCTCGGAAAAATTTGCAGAAGCACTTTTTAACGATCCGAGGTTCGTCCAAAAAAATGTAGGCCCGGGCAAAGAAGAATATATTGGTGAATCCAGTATGATGACGGTCGACAGCGATATGAAAATGCTTTCCTTTGTCAATCCGCAAGAAGAAAGTGATTATTTAAAAAGTCCGGAAGATTTGCTGCAAAGAAGCATCGATTATGTAAACGCACATGGCGGGTGGACGGACTCTTTCCGTTATGCAGGGATGGACGAGCTCAATCAAAAAGTGATTTTCAGGCTTTATGATTTAGAAGGATACCCTGTTTTTAATGAAAATGGTTTGTCAGAACTTGAACTAATATGGGGTCAAAATGATATTTATCGCTATTTCCGTCCTAACTTTGGTTTGGATGTCCCAATAAAAAATGAAATAAGTGAAGTGATGCTCGATTCAGGCGAGGAAGCGCTTGAATATCTCCAACAAAATGAAGAGTTTAAACCGGAAAAGCTTCAAGACATGGTGATTGGCTACAGGATTTCAATCGACCAGCAATCTTCAAGGCACCTTGTGTTTACCCCTTACTGGTATTACAAGTATGATAATGCCTGGGGAAGAATCGTAAAAGACGAACGAGGAGGGGTGAAACTTGGATTGGAGTAA
- the yycF gene encoding response regulator YycF, with product MEKKILVVDDEKPIADILQFNLKKEGYDVYCAYDGNTAIEMIEEIQPDLILLDIMLPQIDGIEVCREVRKKYEMPIIMLTAKDSEIDKVLGLELGADDYVTKPFSTRELIARVKANLRRHQQIASKPDEEEETNEITVGSLVIQPDAYVVSKRGETIELTHREFELLHYLAKHIGQVMTREHLLQTVWGYDYYGDVRTVDVTVRRLREKIEDNPSHPIWIVTRRGVGYYLRNPEQE from the coding sequence ATGGAGAAGAAAATACTAGTTGTAGATGATGAAAAACCAATTGCAGATATTTTGCAATTTAATCTAAAAAAAGAAGGATATGACGTCTATTGCGCTTATGACGGAAATACGGCAATTGAAATGATTGAAGAAATTCAGCCTGATTTAATTTTGCTTGATATTATGCTTCCGCAAATAGATGGAATAGAAGTGTGCAGGGAAGTTCGAAAAAAATATGAAATGCCTATTATTATGCTGACTGCAAAGGATTCAGAAATTGATAAAGTGTTAGGTCTTGAGCTTGGGGCAGATGATTATGTGACAAAGCCATTCAGCACAAGAGAATTGATCGCAAGGGTAAAAGCAAATCTTCGCCGCCACCAGCAAATAGCATCAAAACCTGATGAAGAAGAAGAGACAAATGAGATTACGGTAGGATCTTTAGTGATCCAGCCTGATGCGTATGTTGTTTCAAAACGAGGCGAAACGATTGAATTAACTCACCGGGAATTCGAATTGCTTCATTATCTGGCAAAGCATATCGGCCAGGTGATGACAAGGGAACATTTGCTTCAGACAGTTTGGGGCTATGATTATTACGGAGATGTGAGAACAGTCGATGTTACGGTTCGGCGTCTGCGTGAAAAAATTGAGGACAATCCGAGCCATCCAATTTGGATTGTGACGCGAAGAGGGGTCGGGTATTATTTGCGGAATCCCGAACAGGAGTAA
- a CDS encoding S1C family serine protease has translation MGYYDQDYENRYKKQKGNWGGYFLASLIAAILGAFLVIVSFPKLADLNILPYDVQPDSNLQEEADNDANQPAGTTKNVQLNLISGVTEAVDKAGDAVVGVSNIQSTSFWSEEETEPAGTGSGVIYKKEGGKAYVVTNHHVVDGASELEVSLADGTKLPAKLRGSDIWTDLAVLEIDAKNVKSVAQFGNSDNLKPGEPVIAIGNPLGPTFSGSVTQGIISGLERTIPVDLNQDGIVDWQAEVIQTDAAINPGNSGGALVNIDGQVVGINSMKIAQQAVEGIGLAIPINYAKPIIDDLEKFGEVKRPYMGVDLKSVNEIPAYYQQEALKLPKDVNYGVAIREVIPNSPASKAGLQELDVIVEMDGKEIKDAIELRKYLYNNKKIGDKMEIKFYRNGKLRETTLKLAGETL, from the coding sequence GTGGGCTATTACGATCAAGATTATGAAAACCGTTATAAAAAACAAAAAGGAAACTGGGGAGGATATTTTCTTGCCAGTTTAATAGCAGCGATTTTGGGCGCTTTTTTAGTGATTGTTTCATTCCCAAAATTAGCCGACTTAAATATCCTGCCATACGATGTACAACCTGATAGCAACTTGCAGGAAGAAGCGGACAATGATGCGAACCAGCCGGCAGGAACAACAAAAAATGTCCAGCTGAATCTTATTTCAGGCGTAACGGAGGCTGTCGACAAAGCTGGTGATGCCGTTGTCGGCGTTTCCAATATCCAATCGACCAGCTTTTGGTCGGAAGAGGAAACAGAACCGGCCGGTACCGGTTCAGGTGTTATTTATAAAAAAGAGGGCGGCAAAGCGTATGTCGTTACTAACCATCACGTAGTGGACGGAGCTTCGGAACTTGAAGTCAGTTTAGCAGATGGCACAAAATTGCCAGCCAAACTTCGGGGAAGCGATATTTGGACCGATTTAGCCGTATTAGAAATTGATGCAAAAAATGTAAAAAGTGTTGCTCAATTTGGCAATTCCGATAATTTGAAGCCGGGTGAACCTGTTATCGCCATCGGAAACCCGCTCGGACCGACTTTTTCCGGTTCGGTTACACAAGGAATTATTTCGGGACTGGAGCGCACCATTCCGGTTGATCTTAACCAAGACGGAATTGTCGACTGGCAGGCAGAAGTAATCCAAACGGATGCAGCGATTAACCCCGGCAACAGCGGCGGTGCATTAGTGAATATTGACGGGCAAGTAGTCGGAATTAACTCAATGAAAATTGCCCAGCAGGCAGTTGAGGGAATCGGATTGGCCATTCCGATCAACTATGCAAAACCGATTATAGACGATTTAGAGAAGTTCGGAGAGGTCAAACGGCCATACATGGGTGTAGACCTCAAATCAGTTAATGAAATTCCGGCCTATTATCAGCAAGAAGCATTGAAGCTGCCGAAAGATGTTAACTATGGTGTTGCAATTCGCGAAGTTATTCCAAACTCACCTGCATCAAAAGCCGGCCTTCAAGAACTTGACGTCATTGTGGAGATGGATGGAAAAGAAATCAAAGATGCCATCGAACTTCGCAAGTATCTTTATAATAACAAGAAGATCGGCGACAAAATGGAAATCAAATTTTACCGGAACGGAAAGCTGAGGGAAACAACATTGAAGCTTGCCGGAGAGACACTGTAA
- the rlmH gene encoding 23S rRNA (pseudouridine(1915)-N(3))-methyltransferase RlmH: MNISIVTVGKLKEKYLKQGIDEYLKRLSSYAKVEVIEVSDEKAPEILSETEMEQVKQKEGERILAKISPDTYVIALAIQGRMKSSEELADSLDKLATYGKSKIAFIIGGSLGLSDEVLKRSNEQLSFSKMTFPHQLMRLILVEQIYRAFRIIRGEPYHK; this comes from the coding sequence GTGAATATCTCAATTGTGACGGTTGGCAAATTGAAAGAAAAATATTTAAAGCAAGGAATTGACGAATATTTAAAACGGCTCTCATCTTATGCAAAAGTAGAAGTCATCGAAGTATCCGACGAAAAAGCACCGGAAATCTTAAGCGAAACAGAAATGGAACAAGTCAAGCAAAAAGAAGGAGAACGAATCTTAGCAAAAATCAGCCCGGATACATACGTTATCGCACTGGCGATCCAAGGAAGAATGAAATCGTCCGAAGAACTGGCCGACAGCCTCGACAAACTTGCCACATACGGAAAAAGCAAAATCGCCTTCATCATCGGCGGCTCGCTCGGCCTGAGCGACGAGGTCTTGAAGCGTTCCAATGAACAACTATCTTTTTCGAAAATGACCTTCCCCCACCAGCTAATGCGGCTGATCCTGGTCGAGCAGATTTATCGGGCGTTTCGGATTATTAGGGGGGAACCGTATCATAAATGA
- a CDS encoding CxxH/CxxC protein, producing MIYCCEEHVELALDVIVDDYETAPVLTKISDEKQLLITCGYCEKPAVYIVANE from the coding sequence ATGATTTATTGCTGTGAAGAACATGTGGAATTGGCATTGGATGTAATCGTTGATGACTATGAAACAGCACCTGTATTAACAAAAATTTCAGACGAAAAACAGCTGTTAATAACCTGTGGATATTGTGAAAAGCCAGCTGTATATATTGTGGCGAACGAATGA
- a CDS encoding helix-turn-helix domain-containing protein — MIGLEYILELFGMQQIELAEKLGIKKQNINLWIKKKQKISKKHLPTLEQIFGIDAKYFSKELTDLDKLEIQKEKLKRDLQPVITKHEEQFLIGEENDLVEVPVYDKEELNQIEHDIEKAKLIEKFRNMLNRAEHQPYLDTFKLVLELLDKAQHEPVFHKTIEALAHYLEVLPDWVSTGPEQDEFESELFEVFDDYNY, encoded by the coding sequence TTGATAGGTTTAGAATACATACTTGAACTTTTTGGTATGCAGCAAATTGAACTGGCCGAAAAGCTTGGAATTAAAAAGCAAAATATTAATCTTTGGATTAAAAAAAAGCAAAAGATCTCCAAAAAACATTTACCTACTTTGGAACAAATTTTTGGCATAGACGCTAAATACTTTTCTAAAGAATTAACTGATTTGGATAAACTGGAGATTCAAAAAGAAAAATTAAAACGGGATTTACAGCCTGTGATCACGAAACACGAAGAACAATTCCTCATTGGGGAAGAAAATGATCTTGTTGAAGTGCCGGTTTATGACAAAGAGGAATTGAATCAAATAGAACACGATATTGAAAAAGCCAAGCTAATTGAAAAATTTCGGAACATGCTTAATCGTGCTGAACATCAACCTTATCTCGACACATTTAAATTGGTTCTTGAACTTTTAGATAAGGCACAGCATGAACCGGTTTTCCATAAAACAATAGAAGCTTTAGCCCATTATTTAGAAGTGTTACCAGATTGGGTGTCAACAGGTCCTGAACAAGATGAATTTGAAAGTGAATTATTCGAAGTATTCGATGATTATAATTACTAG
- a CDS encoding two-component system regulatory protein YycI, whose translation MDWSKIKTIFILTFLVLDIYLAYEFLKVRDQNQYELITETSIEDKLEADKIKYTVLPKGPIKDQYVSAKPKIFTGEEMKNLNGQTVSIVDGTTLHGTFDKPYQLSDKFEPAEMNAFIKINILYGDKYAFWEFSEKDKKITYFQKYQDKFIYSNKNGSLEFFLNDNNQIISYRQTLLEDIEEMAEKEEVLSPLKAIETLYQKGMLEPGSKITKVELGYYTYEIFTASQVLTPVWRFVVNEEENLFVNAFEGQIILIEQR comes from the coding sequence TTGGATTGGAGTAAAATCAAAACGATCTTTATTTTGACCTTTCTCGTTCTGGATATTTATCTTGCGTACGAGTTTTTGAAAGTTCGTGATCAAAACCAATATGAATTGATTACAGAAACGTCGATTGAAGATAAGTTGGAAGCTGATAAAATCAAGTATACGGTATTGCCGAAGGGCCCGATTAAAGATCAATATGTCAGTGCGAAACCAAAAATATTCACAGGAGAAGAAATGAAGAATTTAAACGGACAGACCGTTTCGATCGTAGATGGCACGACCCTTCACGGCACTTTTGACAAACCATATCAATTAAGCGATAAGTTTGAACCGGCCGAGATGAATGCGTTTATAAAAATCAATATTCTCTACGGTGATAAGTATGCGTTCTGGGAGTTCTCCGAAAAAGATAAAAAAATTACTTACTTTCAAAAGTATCAAGATAAATTTATATACAGCAATAAGAACGGATCTCTCGAATTTTTCCTGAATGATAACAATCAAATCATTTCTTACAGGCAGACTTTGCTTGAGGATATAGAAGAAATGGCTGAAAAAGAAGAAGTTTTAAGCCCTTTAAAAGCAATTGAAACTCTCTATCAAAAAGGGATGCTGGAGCCGGGAAGCAAAATAACAAAAGTCGAGCTCGGCTATTATACATATGAAATTTTTACGGCATCTCAAGTGTTAACTCCTGTCTGGAGGTTTGTCGTTAATGAAGAAGAGAACTTATTTGTCAATGCATTTGAAGGGCAAATTATTCTAATTGAACAACGATGA
- the walK gene encoding cell wall metabolism sensor histidine kinase WalK — protein MKKVGIFRSIHLKFVAIYVLLILVAIQIIGVYFVRELEQNLKENFYTSIEKRVDLLSYNLEEEIEKVRGKDDPLLKDEVRDLLKDFSGGEISEVRVVDNNLKIIGADPNHQELVEQRMTDVLVKRSIVLGEPQDSVRIDPKYGYRIWVLSTPIKHNREVIGAVYLVAKIENVFEQMKDINKIFVTGTAIALAITAVLGVLLAQTITRPIADMRRQALAMAKGNFSRKVKVYGYDEIGQLAITFNNLTKKLQEAQATTEGERRKLSSVLSYMTDGVIATDRRGRVILINEPAAEMLNVSRETVLSKSILELLDLEEEYTFEKLLEERESVILDYSTKNTPYILRANFSVIQKETGFVNGLITVLHDITEQEKIEMERREFVANVSHELRTPLTTMRSYLEALAEGAWKDEELAPHFLNVAQTETERMIRLVNDLLQLSKMDSKDYKLKKEWVDFNEFFHRIIDRFEMTKEQNVTFKRLLPKRPIFVEADEDKLTQVLDNIISNALKYSPEGGRITFKVEEQDEQILVSISDQGVGIPKENIEKIFERFYRVDKARTRKLGGTGLGLAIAKEMVKAHGGDIWATSVEGKGTTIFFTLPVDRSEEDEWS, from the coding sequence ATGAAAAAAGTTGGTATTTTTCGTTCGATTCATTTAAAGTTTGTGGCGATCTACGTACTTCTTATTTTAGTTGCGATTCAAATTATCGGTGTTTACTTTGTAAGAGAACTTGAACAGAATTTGAAAGAAAACTTTTACACATCGATTGAAAAACGAGTGGACTTGCTCTCCTATAATCTTGAAGAAGAAATTGAAAAAGTCCGGGGGAAAGATGATCCCTTGCTTAAAGATGAAGTAAGGGACCTATTAAAAGACTTTTCCGGCGGAGAGATCTCCGAAGTCCGGGTCGTCGACAATAATTTAAAAATTATCGGTGCTGATCCGAATCATCAGGAATTGGTCGAACAAAGAATGACGGATGTTTTAGTTAAAAGATCCATCGTTCTTGGAGAGCCCCAGGATTCAGTAAGGATTGATCCGAAGTACGGATATCGGATATGGGTTCTTTCAACTCCGATTAAACATAATCGGGAAGTGATTGGAGCTGTTTATTTAGTAGCAAAAATTGAAAATGTGTTTGAACAAATGAAAGATATCAATAAAATTTTTGTTACCGGAACAGCCATCGCCCTTGCCATTACCGCGGTTCTTGGAGTCTTGCTGGCCCAGACGATTACAAGGCCGATTGCAGACATGAGAAGACAGGCCCTCGCGATGGCGAAAGGAAACTTCTCGCGTAAAGTTAAAGTTTACGGGTATGATGAAATCGGACAGCTGGCCATTACTTTTAACAACTTGACGAAAAAGCTTCAGGAAGCGCAGGCGACGACGGAAGGAGAACGAAGAAAATTATCATCGGTCCTTTCTTATATGACAGATGGCGTTATTGCAACCGACCGTCGCGGCAGGGTTATTTTAATTAATGAACCTGCAGCGGAAATGCTGAATGTTTCACGTGAAACAGTACTATCAAAATCCATTCTTGAACTTCTCGACCTCGAAGAAGAATATACATTTGAAAAATTACTTGAAGAGCGCGAATCAGTCATTTTAGATTACAGTACGAAAAACACTCCATATATTTTACGGGCTAATTTTTCAGTTATTCAAAAAGAAACCGGCTTTGTGAACGGTCTTATTACTGTATTGCATGATATTACCGAGCAGGAAAAAATTGAAATGGAGCGCCGCGAATTTGTCGCAAACGTATCACATGAATTGCGGACGCCGCTTACGACAATGAGAAGTTATCTCGAGGCTCTTGCAGAAGGAGCGTGGAAAGACGAAGAGCTTGCTCCTCACTTTCTAAACGTTGCGCAAACGGAAACAGAGCGGATGATTCGCCTTGTGAATGATTTGCTGCAATTATCGAAAATGGACAGCAAAGATTACAAGTTAAAGAAAGAGTGGGTCGATTTCAATGAATTTTTCCACAGAATTATCGATCGATTCGAAATGACGAAAGAACAAAATGTTACATTTAAGCGGCTTCTTCCGAAACGGCCTATTTTTGTTGAAGCAGATGAAGATAAGCTTACACAAGTTCTTGATAATATCATTTCAAACGCATTAAAATATTCTCCTGAAGGCGGCCGGATCACATTTAAAGTAGAAGAGCAGGATGAACAAATCTTAGTCAGCATTTCCGACCAAGGTGTCGGTATTCCGAAAGAAAATATTGAAAAGATCTTTGAGCGATTTTATCGGGTTGATAAGGCCCGCACAAGAAAGCTGGGCGGCACTGGACTGGGGCTCGCGATTGCAAAAGAAATGGTCAAAGCCCACGGGGGAGATATTTGGGCAACGAGCGTCGAAGGGAAAGGAACAACTATTTTCTTCACTTTGCCTGTTGATCGCTCAGAAGAGGATGAATGGTCATGA